A single Chryseobacterium sp. DNA region contains:
- a CDS encoding alpha/beta hydrolase-fold protein, whose protein sequence is MNKSVVLALGFMLSGVFIAAQAFEKKVPQDFDTEKKEIPHGKIDTIQYPSATVGTTRKALVYTPPGFKKGTQYPVLYLLHGIGGDEKEWFRNGAPHIILDNLYAKGKLSPMIVVLPNGRAMKHDRATGDIMAKDKVEAFATFEKDLLNDLIPFVEKKYPVKKDRNDRAIAGLSMGGGQTLNFGLGNIDRFAWVGAFSAAPNTKEPQQLLQDPSKAKQLKLLWISCGDQDRLMPFSKRTSDYLTENKIPHIFYVAPGGHDFKVWKNDLYLFSQLLFKPVNQEEVNFILKSE, encoded by the coding sequence ATGAATAAGTCAGTTGTATTAGCATTAGGTTTCATGCTGTCAGGAGTTTTTATTGCTGCACAGGCATTTGAGAAAAAAGTACCACAGGATTTTGACACGGAGAAAAAAGAAATTCCACACGGAAAGATTGATACTATACAATATCCGTCAGCAACGGTTGGTACTACGCGTAAAGCCTTGGTATATACACCTCCCGGATTTAAAAAAGGCACTCAATATCCTGTTTTATATCTCCTTCACGGCATTGGCGGGGATGAAAAAGAATGGTTCAGAAATGGGGCACCTCATATTATTTTGGATAATCTGTATGCTAAAGGAAAACTGAGTCCAATGATCGTGGTGCTGCCCAACGGAAGGGCTATGAAACACGACAGAGCTACAGGAGATATCATGGCGAAAGATAAAGTAGAGGCTTTTGCAACCTTTGAAAAAGACCTGTTGAATGATCTGATTCCCTTTGTAGAAAAAAAATATCCTGTTAAAAAAGACAGAAATGACAGAGCCATTGCCGGACTTTCCATGGGTGGCGGGCAGACCCTGAATTTCGGATTGGGAAATATCGACAGATTTGCTTGGGTAGGCGCCTTTTCCGCAGCTCCGAATACCAAAGAACCTCAGCAGCTTCTCCAGGATCCATCCAAAGCTAAACAATTAAAGCTTCTCTGGATTTCATGCGGAGATCAGGACCGATTGATGCCTTTCAGTAAAAGAACAAGCGACTATCTTACAGAAAATAAGATTCCTCATATTTTTTATGTAGCGCCGGGCGGCCATGATTTCAAAGTCTGGAAAAATGACCTGTATCTGTTTTCGCAACTGCTTTTCAAACCCGTCAATCAGGAAGAAGTTAATTTTATTTTGAAGTCAGAATAA
- a CDS encoding glycoside hydrolase family 43 protein, protein MNIRTIHISLIAMIGFSQMGFAQNPIVQTSYTVDPAPMVYNDRLYVYTTHDEDDSTWFTMNDWKVYSTNDMVNWTDHGMVLSYKDFDWAKRDAWAAQCVERNGKFFIYVPMWSKTNNKGAIGVAVGDSPFGPFHDPLGKPLVQSEWGDIDPTVFVDDDGQAHMYWGNPKLKYVKLNEDMISYSGNIVEVPMTEESFGKRDGKPNPERPTKYEEGPWLYKRKNLYYLFWPGGQLPEFIGYSTGKTAQGPWKYGGIVMPSEGKSFTNHPGIVDFRGKTYFFYHNGALPGGSGFTRSVSLEELTFNKDGSISPFKMTNGITKAIATVNPYLFNQAEMIAWSENVKSYQNKEAGVFIKAKKNGAYTSVKNVDFRKKGASAFSARVGTTHNSDVTMTIHLDAVNGPVAATVKVPLMGGDDRWETVKVQIAEKITGVHDLYFVFNGKASTDIMYFDYWTFLENNEL, encoded by the coding sequence ATGAATATCCGTACAATACATATCAGTTTAATTGCAATGATAGGGTTTTCCCAGATGGGATTTGCCCAGAACCCTATTGTTCAGACCAGTTATACTGTTGATCCTGCACCGATGGTCTACAATGACAGGCTATATGTCTATACCACACACGATGAAGATGATTCCACCTGGTTCACCATGAATGACTGGAAAGTATATTCCACGAATGACATGGTCAACTGGACAGATCATGGAATGGTTCTTTCCTACAAAGATTTTGATTGGGCAAAACGAGATGCCTGGGCTGCACAATGTGTAGAAAGGAACGGAAAGTTTTTTATCTATGTTCCAATGTGGTCAAAAACCAATAACAAAGGCGCTATCGGTGTTGCTGTGGGCGACAGTCCGTTCGGGCCTTTTCATGACCCGCTGGGAAAACCTCTCGTTCAGAGCGAATGGGGTGATATCGATCCCACGGTTTTTGTGGATGATGACGGACAGGCCCATATGTATTGGGGAAATCCTAAGCTTAAATACGTAAAGCTGAATGAAGATATGATTTCTTATTCCGGAAATATTGTAGAAGTTCCGATGACCGAAGAATCATTTGGCAAAAGAGATGGAAAACCCAATCCGGAAAGACCCACAAAATACGAGGAAGGCCCTTGGCTGTACAAAAGAAAAAATCTGTACTATCTTTTCTGGCCGGGTGGTCAGCTTCCGGAATTCATAGGATATTCTACAGGTAAAACTGCTCAGGGACCCTGGAAGTATGGAGGAATTGTGATGCCTTCTGAAGGAAAATCATTTACCAATCATCCCGGCATTGTTGATTTCAGAGGAAAAACCTATTTCTTTTATCACAATGGTGCGTTGCCGGGCGGAAGCGGGTTCACAAGATCGGTAAGTCTGGAAGAGCTTACATTCAATAAAGACGGTTCCATTTCACCCTTTAAAATGACAAACGGAATTACAAAAGCTATTGCAACCGTTAATCCTTATTTGTTCAATCAGGCAGAAATGATTGCATGGTCAGAAAATGTAAAATCTTATCAAAATAAAGAGGCTGGTGTTTTCATCAAAGCAAAGAAAAATGGAGCTTATACCAGTGTAAAGAATGTGGATTTCCGAAAAAAAGGAGCCAGTGCTTTCTCTGCAAGGGTAGGAACTACCCATAACAGTGACGTAACAATGACTATTCATTTGGATGCTGTGAACGGCCCTGTTGCCGCAACGGTAAAGGTTCCGCTGATGGGTGGGGATGACCGCTGGGAAACGGTAAAAGTACAGATTGCTGAAAAAATTACCGGTGTTCATGATCTGTATTTTGTATTCAATGGAAAAGCCTCCACAGATATTATGTACTTCGATTACTGGACCTTTCTTGAAAATAATGAGTTATGA
- a CDS encoding glycoside hydrolase family 97 protein, translating into MSYEKKVLYIVFSLFLISKSFAQIAEVESPDGQIKLHVFSENGRALYNVIFQGKVMLERSPLGLVTNESDFSKNLKFIDSQKDVVSKKYTNGKIKKSEIEYKANTLTVNFTNADQYQIGIEFQVSNNNIAFRYNISPMKERLSVVVQSETTGYRFPLQTTTFLSPMMKPMTGFARTAPSYESGYKADAELGMPSDYGYVFPGLFHIGNEGWVLLSETGVNSMYCASHLETTTEKSLYKVAYPHTAENNGFGSTGAAVSLPGKTPWRTITVGSSLKPIVETTIPFDVVDPMYEPSQDYQFGKSTWSWILWQDKSMNYDDQVKFIDLAAALKYQFILMDALWDKNIGKDRMKELIQYAKSRNIGVLLWYNSNGAANDAPMGPRNKMSSSVERKKEMKWLKEAGVKGLKVDFFGGDKQETMRLYEDILSDANDYGLTIIFHGATVPRGWGIMYPNYAGSEAVLASEMLYFSEDVRKQEAFFATLHPFIRNTVGSMEFGGTFLNKYLTESNRDKNKRHTTEGFQLATAVLFQNPVQMFAVMPNNLTDAPEFQLNFMKEVPTLWDETIFVDGYPGKYAVVARRHQNQWYVAGVNAEKQSQKLKIKLPMSAGKTVKFINDDAKGNSSEKEVKVNAKGDFSIEMQPQGGFVLKN; encoded by the coding sequence ATGAGTTATGAGAAAAAAGTTTTATATATCGTATTCAGCTTGTTTCTGATCAGCAAAAGTTTTGCACAGATAGCGGAAGTTGAAAGTCCTGATGGCCAAATAAAGCTTCATGTTTTTTCAGAAAATGGAAGGGCGCTTTACAATGTTATCTTTCAGGGAAAAGTAATGCTTGAAAGATCTCCGCTGGGACTGGTGACCAACGAATCCGATTTTTCAAAGAATCTGAAATTTATTGACAGCCAAAAAGATGTGGTTTCTAAGAAATATACGAACGGAAAAATCAAAAAATCCGAGATTGAATACAAAGCCAATACTTTAACGGTTAATTTCACCAATGCAGACCAGTATCAAATAGGCATTGAATTTCAGGTAAGCAACAACAATATTGCTTTCCGATACAATATTTCACCCATGAAAGAAAGGTTGAGCGTTGTAGTACAGTCGGAAACGACCGGTTACAGGTTCCCGTTACAGACCACTACTTTTCTTTCCCCCATGATGAAGCCGATGACAGGCTTTGCCCGCACTGCGCCAAGCTATGAAAGTGGTTATAAAGCCGATGCTGAACTGGGAATGCCATCCGATTACGGGTATGTTTTCCCTGGTCTTTTCCATATCGGAAATGAGGGATGGGTATTACTTTCTGAGACAGGAGTGAACAGCATGTACTGCGCTTCCCATCTGGAAACCACAACAGAGAAAAGTCTTTATAAAGTAGCGTATCCGCATACCGCTGAAAATAATGGTTTCGGAAGTACCGGAGCAGCAGTGTCACTTCCCGGAAAAACACCGTGGAGAACAATTACAGTGGGCAGTTCCCTGAAACCCATTGTGGAAACCACCATTCCTTTTGATGTGGTAGATCCGATGTATGAGCCTTCACAGGATTATCAGTTCGGAAAATCTACCTGGAGCTGGATTCTATGGCAGGATAAAAGTATGAACTATGATGATCAGGTGAAATTCATAGACCTTGCAGCTGCGTTGAAATATCAGTTTATTCTTATGGATGCGCTTTGGGATAAAAATATAGGCAAGGACCGTATGAAAGAACTTATTCAGTATGCAAAATCCAGAAATATAGGGGTGTTGCTTTGGTACAACTCCAATGGAGCGGCCAATGATGCACCTATGGGACCTAGAAATAAAATGAGCTCATCCGTTGAGCGTAAAAAGGAAATGAAATGGCTGAAAGAAGCAGGAGTAAAAGGACTGAAAGTAGATTTCTTCGGAGGAGACAAACAGGAAACCATGCGTCTTTATGAAGATATTTTATCAGATGCCAACGATTACGGATTAACCATTATTTTTCACGGAGCTACTGTACCGAGAGGCTGGGGAATAATGTACCCGAACTATGCAGGAAGCGAAGCCGTTCTTGCTTCAGAAATGCTTTATTTTTCGGAAGATGTACGTAAACAGGAAGCTTTTTTTGCCACACTTCATCCTTTCATCAGAAATACAGTGGGAAGTATGGAATTCGGAGGAACTTTTCTCAATAAATATTTAACGGAATCCAACAGGGATAAAAATAAAAGACATACCACAGAAGGTTTTCAGCTGGCTACAGCAGTCCTGTTTCAGAATCCGGTTCAGATGTTTGCCGTAATGCCGAATAACCTGACGGATGCACCTGAATTTCAGCTCAACTTTATGAAAGAAGTTCCGACACTTTGGGATGAAACGATCTTTGTAGACGGCTATCCAGGGAAATATGCCGTGGTTGCGAGAAGACATCAGAATCAATGGTATGTGGCTGGTGTAAATGCTGAAAAACAATCCCAAAAACTGAAAATAAAGCTTCCGATGTCTGCCGGGAAAACCGTAAAATTTATCAATGATGATGCAAAAGGAAATTCATCAGAGAAAGAAGTAAAAGTAAATGCAAAAGGAGATTTCAGCATTGAAATGCAGCCGCAGGGAGGTTTTGTATTGAAAAATTAA
- a CDS encoding glycosyl hydrolase 115 family protein: MNHLKIFFLVALFGFCLKTHAAEPFISAEKSPENIVLKEKGLNLSIFTSSGIDQGIMRAVKNLQTDFQKVTGEHPMILNQISGLQSPLIIIGTVGTKSVIDDLIRQKKLDGKVLVGKREKYIIQNISNPFPGVSEAIVIAGSDKRGTIYGIYEMSQQIGVSPWYYWADVPVPVKENLYFKKGMYTDGEPVVEYRGIFLNDEEPSLGGWARATFGGVNSKFYEKVFELILRLKGNYIWPAMWGKAFYDDDALSGPLADEMGIVMGTSHHEPMALAQTDWHRYIKKNNLPNVWDYTKNAEVLQKFWKSGLERSKNWEKLVTVGMRGDGDEAMGEGTNISLMEKIVKDQRKIIAEVTGKKAEKTPQVWALYKEVQDYYDKGMRVPDDVILLFCDDNWGNVRKLPDLSKPLHKGGYGIYYHFDYVGGPRNSKWINISPIQRVWEQMNLSYEHKVDKLWIVNVGDLKPMEFPISFFLEMAWNPKQFNAKNLFGYTEKWAAQQFGEKHAGEIARMINLYAKYNRRVTPETLDSKTYSLENYHEFETVLNDYRALAVEALRLKEQIPAEYQDAYYQLVLYPIDACSNLYEMYYAVAKNRELAAKKDLAANFYADKVKACFERNAYLDNQYNNVIAGGKWKHMMDQMRIGYKSWADGKENIMPEVTYISEAEVPKEKVFQEKEGYVSIEAENFARQHQSDRIHWEVIPDFGKTKSGVTTFPQNAYPKNDENIWLEYDINFESKGEFEVELLLAPTLNFNHNKGLRYEISFDGQPAQVVNFNGHYKGELGKWQSEHIIKSITKHSIPQPGKHTLRFRVLEPGIVLEKILINTGGLKPSYLGAPESEMLH; this comes from the coding sequence ATGAATCATTTAAAAATATTTTTTCTTGTTGCGCTGTTTGGGTTTTGTTTGAAAACCCATGCTGCAGAACCGTTTATCAGCGCTGAGAAAAGTCCCGAAAATATCGTTTTAAAAGAAAAAGGGCTCAATCTTTCGATTTTTACCAGCTCCGGAATAGATCAGGGGATTATGAGAGCTGTAAAAAATCTGCAGACTGATTTTCAGAAAGTAACAGGAGAACATCCAATGATTCTTAACCAGATTTCAGGATTGCAATCTCCTTTAATTATAATTGGAACTGTCGGGACAAAATCCGTCATTGATGATTTAATCAGGCAAAAGAAGCTTGATGGAAAAGTATTAGTTGGAAAAAGGGAAAAATATATCATTCAGAATATCAGCAATCCTTTTCCGGGAGTTTCTGAAGCGATTGTGATTGCGGGAAGTGATAAAAGAGGAACCATCTACGGGATCTATGAAATGTCTCAGCAAATAGGCGTTTCTCCATGGTATTATTGGGCAGATGTTCCGGTTCCGGTAAAAGAAAATTTATATTTTAAAAAAGGGATGTATACCGATGGCGAGCCTGTCGTAGAATACCGCGGCATTTTCCTTAATGACGAGGAACCTTCGCTTGGAGGTTGGGCCAGAGCTACATTTGGAGGAGTAAACAGCAAGTTTTACGAAAAAGTTTTTGAACTGATCCTGCGCCTTAAAGGAAACTATATCTGGCCGGCAATGTGGGGAAAAGCATTTTATGACGATGATGCTTTGAGCGGGCCGTTAGCTGATGAAATGGGTATTGTCATGGGAACTTCGCATCATGAGCCTATGGCTTTGGCACAAACAGACTGGCACAGGTATATCAAAAAAAATAACCTCCCGAATGTCTGGGATTACACTAAAAATGCAGAAGTGCTGCAAAAATTCTGGAAATCAGGACTCGAAAGAAGCAAAAACTGGGAAAAGCTCGTAACCGTAGGAATGCGTGGCGATGGTGACGAAGCGATGGGTGAGGGAACCAATATTTCCCTGATGGAGAAAATTGTAAAAGACCAGCGTAAAATCATTGCTGAGGTTACCGGGAAAAAGGCTGAGAAAACACCTCAGGTCTGGGCACTGTATAAAGAAGTTCAGGATTATTATGATAAAGGAATGCGGGTTCCGGATGATGTAATCCTGCTGTTCTGTGATGATAACTGGGGAAATGTAAGAAAGCTTCCGGATCTTTCAAAACCTTTGCATAAAGGAGGCTATGGAATCTATTACCACTTCGATTATGTGGGCGGACCGAGAAACTCCAAATGGATCAATATCAGTCCTATCCAGAGAGTCTGGGAACAGATGAATCTTTCTTATGAACACAAGGTGGATAAACTTTGGATCGTCAATGTAGGAGATTTAAAACCGATGGAATTTCCGATCAGCTTTTTTCTGGAAATGGCCTGGAACCCAAAGCAGTTTAACGCTAAAAACCTTTTTGGGTATACTGAGAAATGGGCTGCTCAGCAGTTCGGTGAAAAACACGCCGGAGAGATTGCCAGGATGATTAATCTGTATGCCAAATACAACAGAAGAGTAACACCTGAAACCCTTGACAGCAAAACATACAGCCTGGAAAATTATCATGAATTTGAAACGGTTTTAAATGATTACAGGGCTCTGGCAGTAGAAGCCTTACGTTTAAAAGAGCAGATTCCTGCCGAATATCAGGATGCTTATTATCAGTTGGTTCTGTACCCGATTGATGCCTGCAGCAATTTATACGAAATGTACTATGCTGTAGCAAAAAACAGGGAACTGGCAGCGAAGAAAGATCTGGCAGCCAATTTCTACGCGGATAAAGTGAAGGCATGTTTTGAAAGAAACGCTTATCTGGACAATCAATATAATAATGTGATCGCCGGAGGAAAATGGAAACATATGATGGATCAGATGAGGATAGGATATAAAAGCTGGGCAGACGGAAAAGAAAATATAATGCCCGAAGTCACCTATATTTCCGAAGCTGAGGTTCCCAAAGAAAAAGTATTTCAGGAAAAAGAGGGCTACGTATCTATTGAAGCAGAAAACTTTGCAAGGCAGCATCAATCAGACAGAATCCATTGGGAAGTGATTCCAGATTTCGGAAAAACAAAATCCGGAGTGACCACATTTCCGCAGAATGCTTATCCAAAAAATGATGAAAATATCTGGCTGGAATATGATATTAACTTTGAATCCAAAGGAGAATTTGAGGTAGAACTTCTTTTAGCACCGACTTTAAATTTTAACCATAATAAAGGACTTCGATACGAAATTTCATTTGATGGCCAGCCTGCACAGGTCGTGAATTTTAACGGTCATTACAAAGGAGAATTGGGAAAATGGCAGTCTGAACATATCATTAAATCCATTACCAAACATTCGATTCCACAGCCGGGAAAACATACTTTACGTTTCAGAGTGCTCGAACCCGGTATTGTCCTGGAAAAAATACTGATCAATACCGGAGGTTTAAAGCCTTCGTACCTGGGCGCTCCCGAAAGTGAAATGCTTCACTGA
- a CDS encoding glycoside hydrolase: MRLYIPENSSNWSSVLPTAQLAKSMGLTIFASPWTMPAAWKTNNHVNAVYTDANGVQQIGYLKTENYQDYALYLNSFVTYLQNNGVALDYISIQNEPDEMAQYQGCIWTPAQIAAFIKNYGQLINCKVIAPESVGFTDNFANALLDPAAMANFEVYGGHQYGLIQSTYKQFQNYNKEIWQTEYLINWNSSSTQPARDFSWNTDSGLL, from the coding sequence ATGAGACTATATATTCCCGAAAACAGCAGCAACTGGAGCTCGGTATTACCTACCGCACAGTTGGCAAAATCTATGGGACTTACCATTTTTGCTTCGCCATGGACAATGCCCGCAGCCTGGAAAACCAATAACCATGTAAATGCTGTGTACACGGATGCCAACGGAGTACAGCAGATAGGATATCTGAAAACCGAAAATTATCAGGATTATGCGCTTTATCTTAACAGTTTTGTTACCTATCTTCAGAACAATGGAGTAGCTCTTGATTATATTTCCATTCAAAATGAGCCGGATGAAATGGCCCAGTATCAGGGATGTATCTGGACACCTGCACAAATTGCCGCTTTTATCAAGAATTACGGGCAGCTCATCAACTGTAAAGTAATTGCCCCGGAAAGTGTAGGATTTACGGATAATTTTGCAAACGCTTTGCTGGATCCTGCGGCAATGGCTAATTTTGAAGTCTATGGAGGTCATCAATACGGACTTATCCAGTCTACCTACAAACAATTCCAGAATTATAACAAAGAAATCTGGCAGACAGAATATCTGATCAACTGGAACTCTTCATCTACCCAGCCGGCACGGGATTTCAGCTGGAATACAGATTCTGGACTGCTTTAA
- the araA gene encoding L-arabinose isomerase yields the protein MLTPLNTKEIWFITGSQHLYGPETLAQVADHSRKIVEELEKSSFIPVKVIVKPTVKTTEEIFETIAGANHAKNCIGVITWMHTFSPAKMWIRGLKILQKPLLHLHTQFNRDIPWSTMDMDFMNLNQAAHGDREFGFMVSRLRRNRKVIVGHWSEERVQKQIGDWSRVAAGWDDWQGAKFVRFGDNMRFVAVTDGDKVEAETKFGFSVNTWGIGDLVGVINSVSEGEIKSLIEEYESSYHMAASLLEGGADRNSLYTAAKIELGLEKFLKDGGFKGFSDTFEDLHGLEQLPGIAVQRLMQKGYGFAGEGDWKTATLVRAMKTMGQGLEGGNAFMEDYTYHLDPSNPSILGSHMLEVDPVLAAGKPSCEIHPLGIGGKADPVRLVFNSRGNIDSLNAALMDFGNHFRLLINKNKALEITEDLPKLPVARVLWKPLPDLYTAAEAWILAGGAHHTCYSENISAEQLEDFAEIAGIESLVIDEDTKIRDFKNTLRWNEMYYH from the coding sequence ATGTTAACACCTCTCAATACCAAAGAAATTTGGTTCATCACAGGAAGCCAGCATTTATACGGACCTGAAACACTGGCCCAGGTAGCAGACCATTCACGGAAAATTGTGGAAGAACTGGAAAAATCTTCTTTTATCCCGGTAAAAGTTATTGTAAAACCAACGGTAAAGACTACCGAAGAGATATTTGAAACCATTGCAGGGGCCAATCATGCAAAAAACTGTATAGGAGTGATCACATGGATGCACACCTTTTCACCCGCCAAAATGTGGATCAGGGGATTAAAAATTTTACAGAAACCTCTTTTGCATTTGCATACCCAATTCAACAGGGATATTCCGTGGTCTACGATGGATATGGATTTTATGAATCTCAATCAGGCGGCTCATGGCGACCGTGAATTTGGTTTTATGGTAAGCAGGCTCCGCAGGAACAGAAAAGTGATTGTGGGACATTGGTCAGAAGAAAGAGTTCAGAAGCAGATCGGTGACTGGAGCCGTGTTGCTGCCGGCTGGGACGACTGGCAGGGAGCAAAATTTGTGCGTTTTGGTGATAATATGAGGTTTGTTGCGGTGACAGACGGCGACAAAGTGGAAGCGGAAACAAAGTTCGGTTTTTCAGTTAATACCTGGGGGATCGGAGATCTTGTCGGAGTTATCAATTCTGTAAGTGAAGGGGAAATAAAAAGCCTTATCGAAGAATATGAATCTTCTTACCACATGGCAGCATCACTTTTGGAAGGAGGAGCAGACAGAAACTCATTGTATACTGCAGCAAAAATTGAGTTAGGACTTGAAAAGTTTTTAAAAGATGGAGGATTCAAAGGATTCTCAGATACCTTTGAAGACCTTCACGGGCTGGAACAGCTGCCGGGAATTGCAGTACAGCGCCTGATGCAGAAAGGATACGGATTCGCAGGAGAAGGAGACTGGAAAACGGCGACATTGGTACGTGCCATGAAAACAATGGGGCAGGGCCTTGAGGGAGGAAATGCTTTTATGGAAGATTACACCTATCATTTAGACCCTTCCAATCCTTCTATTTTAGGTTCCCATATGCTGGAAGTAGACCCTGTTCTGGCAGCCGGAAAACCTTCCTGTGAGATTCATCCGCTGGGAATCGGTGGAAAAGCAGATCCGGTTCGCCTTGTATTCAATTCCAGAGGAAACATTGACTCTCTAAATGCTGCACTAATGGACTTTGGCAACCATTTCAGACTGCTGATCAACAAAAACAAAGCATTGGAAATTACAGAAGATCTGCCAAAACTGCCGGTAGCACGAGTTTTGTGGAAACCTCTTCCTGATCTGTATACGGCTGCAGAAGCCTGGATACTGGCAGGAGGTGCGCATCACACGTGTTACAGTGAAAATATTTCGGCAGAACAGCTGGAAGATTTTGCTGAAATAGCAGGCATTGAGTCATTGGTCATTGATGAAGATACCAAAATACGTGATTTCAAAAATACACTTCGTTGGAATGAAATGTATTATCATTAA
- a CDS encoding aldose epimerase family protein translates to MRKTMYNGIFILLFLIIFGCQKENNKQDISKQMEHIYTSDYGVTSKGDSIKKYTLTNKNGMKVEVINFGGIITSLTAPDRNGKYEDVVLGFTKSEGYFNGNPYYFGALIGRYGNRMANAKFTLEGKTYEIDKNDGPNSLHGGKEGFHTRFWNVEAVKDAKFPTLKLSYTSADGEEGYPGKLTITVFYTLTDDNALEISYEAETDKPTVVNLTQHSYFNLSGNFTKTITDHEMQINADQFLPVNETLIPTGEQKAVKGTPFDFTVSKPIGKDINADDDQLKKGKGYDHNWILNGKGLRSIAKVYHPETGRVMEVFTDEPGVQFYSGNFLDGKFDTKTGGKNEFRTGFCLETQHFPDSPNQLSFPSTELKPGQKYQSKTIYKFSVKK, encoded by the coding sequence ATGAGAAAAACAATGTATAATGGTATTTTTATTTTATTGTTTTTAATTATTTTCGGCTGTCAAAAGGAAAATAACAAACAGGATATTTCAAAACAAATGGAGCATATTTATACCTCAGACTATGGAGTTACGTCAAAAGGCGATTCTATTAAAAAATACACTTTAACCAATAAAAACGGGATGAAAGTGGAAGTGATCAACTTCGGTGGGATTATCACTTCTTTAACAGCCCCAGACAGGAATGGGAAATACGAAGATGTAGTACTCGGCTTTACAAAATCCGAAGGATATTTCAATGGCAACCCTTATTATTTCGGCGCTTTGATCGGAAGATATGGAAACAGAATGGCCAATGCAAAGTTCACACTGGAAGGCAAAACATACGAAATTGACAAAAATGATGGTCCCAACAGCCTTCACGGAGGAAAAGAAGGGTTTCATACCAGATTTTGGAATGTTGAAGCGGTAAAAGATGCAAAATTTCCAACATTGAAATTGTCCTATACCAGCGCAGATGGTGAGGAAGGATATCCGGGAAAATTGACAATAACCGTTTTCTACACGCTTACGGATGACAATGCTTTGGAAATTTCCTATGAAGCAGAAACCGATAAACCCACAGTGGTGAATCTGACCCAGCATTCTTATTTTAACCTTTCAGGGAATTTTACCAAAACGATTACCGATCATGAAATGCAGATTAATGCAGATCAGTTTCTACCTGTGAATGAAACTCTGATTCCTACCGGCGAACAGAAAGCAGTAAAAGGTACTCCCTTTGATTTCACTGTTTCAAAACCCATCGGAAAAGATATTAATGCAGATGACGATCAGTTGAAAAAAGGAAAAGGCTATGATCACAACTGGATTCTGAATGGAAAAGGTCTCAGAAGCATCGCCAAAGTCTATCACCCGGAAACAGGCAGGGTAATGGAAGTATTCACAGACGAGCCCGGTGTACAGTTTTATTCCGGAAATTTTCTTGACGGAAAGTTTGATACCAAAACCGGTGGTAAAAATGAATTCAGGACAGGTTTCTGTCTGGAAACACAGCATTTCCCGGATTCACCGAATCAGCTTTCTTTCCCTTCAACCGAACTGAAACCGGGGCAGAAATACCAGTCTAAAACAATCTATAAATTCTCAGTCAAAAAATAA